GAAAACGTATCTTTCTCCACCACACCCCAACAcctgaatatatatatatatatatatatttctccactttctcatatcccataatacacctctttaacccccctaaattttgcataattattgttttcaatttctcttgggacataaagtcgaaaacaatgccaatGCAATTTTTTGGGGGGGGTTAAAGAGATTTGAGAAAGTGGAGAGTTACAGAGACGCGTATctaagaaaaggaagaaaatatttGAGGGAAAAAAATAGTTTCTCGATCCATATTGTTTCATTCGTTTAGCCTATGTTAGGACTCGGGAGAAAACCGGATTCTATTAAGGACTCGTTGTTTCTTCCAGGTTTCCTCTTCATTCAACTTTTCATGTATTAATAATAAGGCCTTGTAAAGCATGCCAGTTTCAATAATATGGCCAATTTTAAATGAACAATTCAGCAAATCTCGCACTTAAGCACTTACCACAACATTCTGATAAGTGTTTGACATCATAGCTATCAACATATTAATTGCCACCAGAACTGAAGCAATGGCGTAAAGTCCCAGCAACACCTCCCCAATGTACTGTGTGATGACAAAGTCTTCGGTAGTTTGCAAGTCTTTTAAGTCCGACATTCCAAACACATACCAAAACAAATATCGCAAGCTTCCTCCTACTctgaaaggggaaaaaaagttCTGTTGAACTATAGCACCACTCTATGTACATTTGTTTAATCTTTGTTTAGTGTGGTGTGTTAGTCGTCTCCATGACCCGGCCCCGAAAGGAAAAGATTGGGAAGGCAGACGGCTAACTCTTCAGAGGAAGCTTAAAATATTGTGTGCGTACAAGAAAGCGCATATGCAACTCATgactgtctgtctgtctgtctgtcagtcagtcagacagtcagtcaatcaataggccttttgctaaaacgatcacatggtacaaactCCGCCATGCttgagggcaagctcattattattcccccactgggacataaaacaaagagacctgaaccagtcaagcttgacatgcctttgttttaatgttccagtgggggaataataatgagcttgccctccagcatggcggattttgtaccatgtgatcgtttgttgcaaaaggcctattctttATTTTGGAACTGTTGAGATTCAATCAGGTCAAAACAATACAAGGCCCGGCGCAAACTAGAGCTATCAGCTTAATTAGCAAAGTTTCATTCGTGACTCTTGGCGTAAGCAAGTTCCCCCAGTGTGCGGTACCGTTTTCAGCGCGTTTAGTCACGCGTGGCATCGACGCCAGATATGCAACATGTTAAGTAACTTTTTACACGAGTGAACATTTTCTCCAAATGCGCGCCCGTGAAAAGCTATCGCCAAGTTTTGTCTTTACGGCTTGGGCTTCTCTCAAGTTTAATAGCTTGCATGCAATTGTGTTTAATATTTTACGTTGTTAAATCTGTAAGCTGAGTATTTAAGGAAGCGATTGAACATAGCTAGGTTGCTTTACGTGCCAGCTACGACAATAAGGGCCGTAAAACAATTAAACAGAAGGTTAACAGAAAGGTTGATTGCATTTTTTCGCTGATTTCGACATGTTATAAGATGTAAACAACACTAAATATAAACACCGATAAGCACCAAACGAAAATTGGCGCCGTATTGCTGCGTGCGGACTCATAAATTGCCAGCTTTGCGCTTGCTTTGTAAGGGAGTTTTCGTGTGGACGGGTGAATACGCTACTCGTGGACGCgtattgtttttgaaaacagagaaaaagtctcggtttaaaaaaatatcgggatacgtgtggacgggctatagagtgttttcactcacgtgatcagtaaccttgtttttgcaccgaaacaaaagaaaacgttcgcGTGATAACAGAGCCCAATTCCCAAAGGATTAGTTATgaacaccatcatggccgccgtgacatcacgcgaaaacactctattggagttgtaggctcctgtgcatggaagaccttagacagcaatgaccagaacctgaccagcggttttcgttgaAACAATGGTTtcctgggggtgctcagtctcgcgggctcagaaaaacTGGTTGTGgttattgttatttaaggtttttccctCTGAATGGTCATAATATTTCACATCACTCTTTGGAACGAacgaaataatatatgaaatgaatcatatactgcgGATATGAAAGTAAAGCTAtaatccttgcagttatgaacgcaattttagcgaCTGCGTAGTGAacactgaaaaattcaggacttcaacggggtttgaacccgtcgCACTGGtctcgcgaggtcacgggttcaaaccccgttgaagttctgaatcTTTCAGGGTCgattctctacgcaattgctaaaattgcgtccataactgtgaggatcatagctttacttgactcTTTGCAAAATTGAGAGGCAAACCCTATGACTTTTGCGCGCTTTATATTGATAATTTGTTTTGATATCCGATTAGTTCGTTGCTTTGCTACGTCTGAGCCAAGGGAATTATATTTTTCCTGGCGGCTTTAATACTGCAATGAATTGAAAATCACTgtggaaataacaacaacaacaacaacaacaacaacaacaacaaaagaaacgaacaaaccaaaattaaatttaaaaaatgctcAACACTTTCTTACTTGGCAAATTCGTGTTCCGTTGTGTTTCCAGAAAATTTTTCTGTGGCCTGAACATAGCGAGAATACACCTTTCTCTCCGCGAGTCCAAACGAGACGAATAACAGcagaaacagcaacaaaaattTGCCGATATCTCGAATCATATTCACAAGCGATAATTGCAGAGGACCGATAGAGTGACTGACTTGAAAGAAATTGGAGAAGTGAATAAAACTTAGCACCAGACCAACAGAAAAGAAAGCGTTGGACAAGAGTACCAATCGATAAGCAACCTCTTTGGCGCTTTGGTTAAAAACAACATCAACGGGTATCTCCCAGGCGTTCTGTTGCACTACATTCATGAAATAGCCAATGAGCCAGAAAACTCCTGAAATTACAAAAAAGCCTAACATGTACAGATCGATTGAATTCCAGTACTGGGACAAGTAGCGTTCTTTTCCCTGCTGATAGGCTTCTTTGGCTTCCTGGACCAGCATACCAGCGATCCACACCGTTATTAGAAAAtctagaaataaaataataaaaaaacaaaacaataaaaaacacaAACTCAACGTCAATaacttttattacacataataTAAAGATCGTTTTTGGTACCACGGAATGTAACATTTCAAACAGATTTAAGACTGATACACCTAAAGTGGCTATGCTGTTTTACACCCTGGTCTGTATGCCCTTGTGTTTTTCCTTTCTCCGCTTTAATAAACGATTTAAAACATTGACGAGCCTTTGGCAACTTGAAAGCACTTTTTATTTACCCGGTAAGTGCCCTTTGGAGCTCTTTACTTAAATGCGATCGCAAGGATATAAATTTTTCACTCTCTGCGTTCGCATCGATCAACGATCAGAGCGTGACGATTCCATATGATCACGGAAGTGATTTTTGTAAACTTGTGGTTGTTTTCACGATCGCTGAGATCGTTGCGATCATAAAAACTACGGTCTATAACAAATAGTCTGACCTCGCGACATTTTTGACGGAAGACATGCGGTACGTCTTTGCTTTCTTTTCGATTGACAGTGTTTCAAAGCAGCCATACGGATATATTTCTAACTTGTTTAAGGCTCTCCTTCGGTCAGGACGAGCGAAAAACCGAGTGCAAGAAAAAAATCGAGCGAAGACTGGAGTCTGTATCGTAATCTCTCGGTTTCTCTCTCTTTGAGCTCGCAGAAAAATCGAAATGAGCGATAAAAAgggaaaaacatgaaaatgaaaaaaaaaaaacaaaaaaacacttcaAAGATACTCCGACTCCGGCCCCGCGTTTATGATAGTAACCATTATTTTAAACACGATAATGCTCAAAGCTTAATAGGTCGTGTATCCTAAACTACGTAATCAAATCTGCTAAAAATTTAATAGAGTTtcaaaaataaacatattcAATCAGTCAGTCCCTGCAACGAGGTGTAGAGGCGGTCGAACTATCGAGATTTAcgttttctaaaaatagatataCCTTATTGTAGAAAATTAACGTGccatgaaattaaggtattTGAAATTTACGCGAAATTAATGCAAAACGACTttcgaataaagaaaattaacgcgaAAGAGGAAGTAGAATTTCACAATAAATGAAATTAACACAGTTGGTGGTGACCACTGGAACAAGTTTATTCAACACTCCACCAAAACACAAACATCCAAGCACAAAACTGAGCCCTCTGGTCAACAAAACAGTCCTCAAAATTCTAATTAATGTAGGGGGTTAAcggaaagaaaaaaagcttgtcccttattttattcttttttagGTGTCATGACTGTCTGGAAGGGTTTCAAAATTAGGgttaaaataatgaaaattaaGAGCACGGAAGTTAACGCTGCACTTAATTAATGTCGCGGAAAATAACGATGAACATAATTAGCGCGACataattaacgcgaattttaaCGATTTGCGTCAATTTCATGGAGCGTTAATTTCGTGTAATAAGGTAGCTCATGTGGTGGGAAATCACGTGACGcttatgcaccagtcatttgaaacccTCGGACTCCACTTTCTAAACCTGCATTACTAAAtaaatgatggtgatgatgatgatgatgatgatgatgatgatgatgatgatgacgtgCTTTGAATGATAGGGAAAATACATCACGAGTTTACTTACCCAAGGGTGAAAATTCCAGGACATTGAAAAATTTGTCTTGAACTGAGGAACAAATAAGTAACGCAAGAAACCAGACGAATGAACCAGCATGGttcaaaaacttaaaaaaaggttttttcaaCTGCTGGCTAAGGTTGCTCTTTGGAGCCACAAAATAAACCAGTGCCCACAAAGGAAGCAGAGATGAAAAGAGCAAGCCAAAGACCATCTTGGTGAAAAATCCTCGATCCTCCCATACACCCAAATCTTGGTAGAGTACAGAATTCAGCATCAACTGGCTGTAAGGATGGGCCACAAACTACAGAAAAGAAACACAGAGATTTTACATGCTGGGAAAGTGAAAAAACCGTCCCCTTGCCTTTCCCCAactcaacatcactcgtgtatCATGGGAATACAGACACTTAAAAAAACTTACATGCACATACATAACTAGGAAGGTTGCATGAAGATATAATTTACAGACACTTAACGTGACAAGGTGTCCCCTAAACTACGGTCCTTaataaagataaacagctgctTTACTCTTGTTGTGAGGTAAAATATCTTTTTTGGATTTGAACttcatttctttgaaaattcgattccttcttttgtttcagtaaaggATAGCCCATTTAATTTTTAAGGGTCGATGATGGAGAGAATTCactgaaaaagaaagagaaaaccgtGCACAAGTAAGCACGGAAATAAAAGCGATTTGCCTCCACTCTCACAATACGTCATCAAAAACGAcaaatgtcacgcaaaatgaaggGAATGTTATGCAAGCGAAgatagtatgggtaatcaaatggtgacgagtgcAATTAGGGAACAATTTCACGCGTGTTTTGACCAAAATCCAATAATTTCCCTCGCATAGAGGCTCCCtgatttcacgagtataccatttgattagctattaatataaTGGATGACAAATTATACGACGCCATTTTagcactgtaggaaaagttgccatggcaataaTGTAATTTCACGCCAAAGTTAAGGagtaattattataatgtaAACATAATAGGGCAAAGGAAGGTGATGCCACACCCGTACTTCGGATTAATAATTCTGATTATGCTTTATTGCGAGTTGATGAACGGTTTTTTACGACGGCAGCCACTTACCTTCTCGTTTTTGTTGGCAATAGCAAAATTCAACACACTGAGCTTCTGGGCTTCTTTTCCTCCACGCACTTTAACATGTTCCAATTGCTCTATTCCGGGAACGGCCATTACGCTCCCTATTTCGTCCATTGATCGACATTTCTGAAGAAGGGACACAGCAAATTCTTCACATTGGTTAGAGAGCCTTTTGTAATCGCTCTTGAATTCGTACTCTGCTTCCACGAGGTTTTCAAACTCACGGTTTAGTAGAAAGGCGCGCACCAGAGGGTCTCTGGACGATTTGATGTTTTGCTCCTCCGTCGAATTATCTAGCAAATAGGACATGCATAAGTAAACAGGACTTGCGAGCGCTCGGTAGCTGTGTAAACGATAAATTGAGCGACCTATTCGCTTTCCTAAGCTTTCACACTTGTCGCATTTGCACGATCTAATATGCAAAAACGGTTCTTCAATTGTAAATCCCCTTTGAAGGAATAGCTGAACAATCTCTGTACTGTCATTTTGGGCTGCCAACATCAAGGGCGAAATATACGAACTGTATGACTTAGTGAATCCAAAGGAAGTGTTCTGCTCGAATGAATTGGCATGGTTCTGTGTATTTGAATCCTCTACAAAATCGAGTAACGCCTTAACCCAAACTGTCGATTCGTTAGCCACGGCTTGAAGAAGGGCGGATGTCACATCTGCTCCTTGTTCAACAAGGAACTTGGCAACGTCATGATGGTCATTGTTTGCCGCTATTTGCAGTGCAGTTTCTCCGATCAAGTTCGTGCAATTGACATCGACTGATTTCTGCAAAACGTACAGTCGCACCTCGGAATCATTTCCGTCTCGAACTGCGTCAAGAAAGCCACTGAGATCTTCCCTCAAAACGCTATCATTTGATGGAGAATCCGTTAGATCGTCGAGAATAACAGAAGATATATCTTGCTCATAAGCTTGCTCCATTGTCATTGCGTGAATGGTAGTGAAAGCACGGGTGAATGAACATTTTTAAGAGGTTGACAGATGTCACTCTTCACAATACAATGGTTTGTGAAGAGCAAATTGAAGCGCTCCTTTGTCCGTCGCGTGAAGTAAACTCGGCAATGCTGTATCACGTCCTTTTACAACCAAAATATATGCATGTGTTATTTTGTAAACGTCTGACCGCCTTGGTCTCGTGCTTTTCTGGGCACCAGTCAGTCGATGTACACATCATCAAAGCTATTTTTACCACAGTCACGCAATCTTTAATGCATCTGGTTTCACCAGGCAAGAGACTGACAGCAAAGCAGAAAAAGCAAAACGGAACGTTTTCAAGGGCCAGCTTGAAACGATAATACACTAAAACCGATTTTAAATTTGCCAGTTACATTGGTCATCGTTGGCAGATTTCGGAAATTGTCTGTCAAACTGTCATTGACTCAAAATGTCAAACTGTCATTTTGACGTGACTGTCATAACTGATGATGGCTGGAGCAATTGTATGCTTTTTTAATAGTTAACTTTGAGATTCTATGTCATTAAGCaaaattttatttgtaaataggttttagaTTTCTTTTTAGTTTCCCTAGCTTTTACTATTTTTAGCATTGTTATCctagattattttatttttgtgtcaCCAATTAGTGCTATGCGCCAGAGATTCCCATATAAAAAAGGCCTTGGGTGCTCGTACTCGTCTATGGTTGCCGAAATGTGTCAATATTCGAAGTCGCGTATACGCGTTTGAAAATTTCCACATAttaacaataaaattcaaatatatttgaGTTTGTTCAATACATTCAATAAACTTGTAGCAAAATTCGATAAATTCGCCTTGATACGCACTCGATTCTCTGCTCCATTTACTACCGAAATCACTAAACTATTTGCACCCCGAAGAAAATGATCGATCGCATTTGAATTTCGACTCTCTCATGTGACCATTTGGAGCACCCCGATTCGTGACGTGTCATTCTTGATGTGAGCGAAGCCgtgggaaaataaagaaacagacTGCGGCATGAGATGAATGTGTACGAAGAACTTTCCACCGTTTGGGAATGATATGTGGTCACTGATGGTTGAACCCAATGAACGGAGGGGGAGATGTTTTAGTAGAGTTCTACCCGGGACGTTTTAGAGATATAGaattaaagtacaaaatgagtggTCTTACAGTTTCTCACATACGGAACACGTTTTGTCCCGCCTTCGATGTTCCACAACGACCGATAGGAggttttcatatgacgtcatcgtcgccatgctggtggacgaaaacaaaagatctctcatagaccactttcataaatggcgaccacttttacattcttttgtattaatgttaattagacctactgccctcgttttaaaagaaatattcttttgaaattactCGTCACGCGTAGCGAgattagtagggcttattagcattgaaacaaaagaatattttgatcaaaaataagacacaaacagcagtgataaacatattgaacttattcattttgattatgacttgacgtttcgtatgtgctctacatacattttcaaaagtaaccgttgaaatttaaaacagctatttatgtataacaaagcggatgaggggactggaacctagattaagcaaatacttaacagtaaaatatataataataataataataataataataataataataataataattataataataataaaaacagaaaagattaataaagcatcagcttttcacttccgacgttgacgttgaaagctaactcaagttcttgaataaagaaggtctcttttattttacaatgatagtcagttttgcccttcgctaaaatatcaaaatgatcccacttgctgttatgtccagtggccttgacgtagtcagcaatggctgaagtattgtcatttttagctagggccttaacgtcaagtcataatccaaatgaacaagttcaatatgtttgtcactgctgtttgtgtcttatttttgatcaaactacgatggcccaagaacaaaagtatttacgataaagaaaattttatttggccgccattatgaaagaggtctattagcttcttttgttcgttcaccagaagtcgtacatttctttATTGTATATAGTGTTCGTGGCACGAGCAGTCCATCGCGATCCTTTCGCAAGCCTGTTCATTTTTCAGCGTTTCTCTTTGCTTCATTTCCCAATACGTACGAAAGCAATATTTGATGATATTCAATCTTATTCTGTGATCGATTTTCCGTCAACAAAACTTCCACTAAAGAGTAAAGGGAGAACAAGAGTCTGAAATCTGCAacgcgtccgccatcttgaaattttcACGTAAGCTAAATTTATTGATGAACTTGAATCGGGTCCCATTGAtagttctttttttaattttcattttcccattgattttatagggggtcagtaggggggtcagtaagggggtcagtaggggatCAGTTGAccggggtcagtgttttgtcgaaacccataCTATACTGGTATTTATAGACCACACAATTTGGCTTTACGAgcatgaaatttgaaacaacaaagcATCATGACTGTGTTTACATTGAACTGCCTCGCAATCGTAtggcatatttttattttcttcttggcCAAGTGCGCAAGTCTTTAAACCACGAAGTATCCAGCTTTGCTATGTATGTTACCGAAGGCCTGCTTTTTATCAGCAGTTGCAGTAAATCTAGTTTTGATTCTTCCAGCTTTTTCGGTTGACCCTTATCTGTGTGACGATTGACGGACCGATGGACATAAGTTGCAGGTTTGACAAAACTCGTCTTCCATATTTTGTAAGACCACTCATTTGGTACTTTAATCCTATGTCTCTAAAACTTCCCGGGTAGAACTCTGTTGAAACATCTCACCCTCCGTTCAACCATCAGTGACCACATATCATTTCCAAACGGTGAAACGTTCTTTGTACACATTCCTCTCATGccgcggttttttttttatattctccCGCAGCCCTGCTCACATCAAGAATGACACGTCACGAATCGGGGCGCTCCAAATGGTCACATGAGCAAGTCGAAATTCAAATGCGATCGATCATTTTTTTCGGGGTGGAAACAGTTTAGTGATTTCGGTAGTATGAAACAATTCAAGCAATATTCATTcgataatttaagcaatagatTCATTCGATGATTCCAGCAAAATTCATTTGATAATTCAAGAACTATTCATTCGATGAGTCGAAAAATTTCATTCGATATTGCAAGTGACCTACCTTCCATATTCCGATAGAAGGCTTGGCTACTGAGTTTAAAAATGGCGGAACAAATTGAATGGGAGCATTTGGCGCTAAGCCTGCTCAATTTACTGGATAAAAGTGAAATAGATTCTGAGCAGGTAACCGATCCTATCGCAGCTAATGTAATTAATGGCGTTGAAATAGCTCTTTCTGTTATTCTTCTCATGGCAGATACTATTAATGATGAACGACAGTCTTTGATATTACCGCGGCCCAACGCAATGCAGTGTTGTCAGGATCCACTCTTGTTAGACTTGACCTTACTCCGTCACGTTGAACTCGTAGTCCCAGGGATCTTAGGTGCCCAATTAGGGAGGATTGACCAGTGGTGGGTCTTCTATAACGTCATCAAGTTCTGAGTCAGTTATGTCTGAAAACTTATTAAGATCTTCAAGACCAGGATCTGCCACACGTCTGTGAATCGTAGAAAGAGAAAAATTTAACATTTTAACAATGCGAGTCCAAGTGAACCCAAGCCCTCTCAATTCTTCCAAAATAGCTGGTGGTATATCGAAGGATGGTCTCCCGCGTCCACTCCTTTTACAAGAGGGCTTGCCTAAATCCACAGCACTGGTTTTCCTTCTCTCAGTCTCAGCAAGTTGTTGCCACCAGTATCGATGAATTTCGCATGTCACTCACCAAGCTGAAGAAACAAAGACTGTCGTTCATCATTAATAGTATCTGCCATGACAAGAGCAATTTCAACGCCATTAAATACATTGGCTGCGATAGGATAGGTTACCTCTtcacatagttaatagaggggaatgcttatgaaactcgacaaatttctttttgttctcctttttggccttgaccgtgcagaAAATAGAATAGTTGTTTACttcgtactgaggaactaaccaatagaaacgtgttggttacgtaattcatgcatagtgtatgagcgcaaacaaaagattgtgcccggtcgtggactttccaacctaaatcttggcatctttgtttactcatttgatgtttgccgagcttcaaaaccagtccacTCTGTTAACTATGCTCTTCAGAATCTATTTCACATAGCCGGTCGAGCTACGtattattttaaagcttttgtcTATGAATATTTTAGCACCTCCTTACATTAATGAATTATTACATCGTTACAGTCCAAGTCTTTATCTTAGATCCGCAAACCAATGCCTTCTTGTCATCCCCAGGTCTAATCAAAAGACCtatggtgacagagcatttTCTGTGGCAGATCCGAATTTATGGAATGCTCTGCCCATCAGCGTTAGGCAAAGTAGTACACTCTTTATTCTTAAGAGGAATGTAAAGACCTTTTGGAACCTTTTTtctattgttaagttgtgtgtggaaaactgtttgttttcgGTCGCGCGTACGCGCGtcaaaacaacgaagaaaaacATGCTTACCATTGTTTTACGCCACACTTCTGAATCCTCGATCATGCGCCCTCGGTGAATAAATCACATATCCCGTTGTTGCCTAAAAATAACCCTTACTTAGCAATGCGGTTGCATATGACGCTAAGGACCCAGGGGTGGATTAACCAATTGACTCCAACAAATTCTAGGGAATTTCTTATTCGAGgaataactctacaacactgtaaGTTTCACGGTACGGCAATGTTGCGGTCCCATACGAAACACCAATGATTGTTTGACAAAAGACAATCATTAACGTAACGTAATAGATTACCACGGCAACAAATGTCATCCAAAACACGCTAGAGTTTGTCTTAAAACGCCTAaatttattgctggaaagtgtgATTAGAAGGCTAAGTTAAAACTCTctctaccctaaccctaaccctaaccctaaacctcTTATCTCTTAATTACCCTTAGGTTAGACAGATTTTTAAATGCCTCTAAAAGTAAGCACCAGGCCGAGGGGCCGGGTGGTAGGATTAACAGGCTCCCTTGGGGCAAGAGCTTCGACGCTAACTGTTTCATGTCAAGTCCACGGCAACGCTAGCCTGCGAACTAAGACGTCTTTCCGGCGGTCGGaagggggagagaaacgaccgccggaaatacgtctgcgttcgtaGACTACAGCAACTCTCTCAAATGAAATTTTTCTAATCCCGCTGAGTGCGGAGATTTAGGAACACTTCATCATTTTCACGTCGAAATACACTACAGCGTTTTGAGGCCAATTTAAACATAATGTCGAAAATGTCTCACAAACTCCATGAAAGGCCATATATTTTGTCGTCTTGCGATCATTTCTCCCGTGGGGAGGGGGGACTCCATTATATGGGCTATGTAGCTACGTGCGGCCcaaaagggtatggtttttcaGTCGTTTTGGTCATACATAGGGAAGAGTTTTTGAACTTTTCGATTGAATTATGTATGCTTTT
The sequence above is a segment of the Montipora foliosa isolate CH-2021 chromosome 2, ASM3666993v2, whole genome shotgun sequence genome. Coding sequences within it:
- the LOC137984999 gene encoding short transient receptor potential channel 6-like; protein product: MTMEQAYEQDISSVILDDLTDSPSNDSVLREDLSGFLDAVRDGNDSEVRLYVLQKSVDVNCTNLIGETALQIAANNDHHDVAKFLVEQGADVTSALLQAVANESTVWVKALLDFVEDSNTQNHANSFEQNTSFGFTKSYSSYISPLMLAAQNDSTEIVQLFLQRGFTIEEPFLHIRSCKCDKCESLGKRIGRSIYRLHSYRALASPVYLCMSYLLDNSTEEQNIKSSRDPLVRAFLLNREFENLVEAEYEFKSDYKRLSNQCEEFAVSLLQKCRSMDEIGSVMAVPGIEQLEHVKVRGGKEAQKLSVLNFAIANKNEKFVAHPYSQLMLNSVLYQDLGVWEDRGFFTKMVFGLLFSSLLPLWALVYFVAPKSNLSQQLKKPFFKFLNHAGSFVWFLALLICSSVQDKFFNVLEFSPLDFLITVWIAGMLVQEAKEAYQQGKERYLSQYWNSIDLYMLGFFVISGVFWLIGYFMNVVQQNAWEIPVDVVFNQSAKEVAYRLVLLSNAFFSVGLVLSFIHFSNFFQVSHSIGPLQLSLVNMIRDIGKFLLLFLLLFVSFGLAERKVYSRYVQATEKFSGNTTEHEFAKVGGSLRYLFWYVFGMSDLKDLQTTEDFVITQYIGEVLLGLYAIASVLVAINMLIAMMSNTYQNVVNDADIQWKFSRTRMWMPYLDEGNVMPPPFNLVPPPHVVFKFCRRVFTHGCRGRQGVSASRIRDVVVDAQNRRKVMKLLIQRYLVSFKKTRNHASAPELPTDNQATEL